One genomic segment of Falco peregrinus isolate bFalPer1 chromosome 7, bFalPer1.pri, whole genome shotgun sequence includes these proteins:
- the LOC101921002 gene encoding interleukin-17F, protein MTCASYAAVFRSLLLVLVLALTVRCSPRGRVVHARPSKDSGSLRLSEDCLNQKDLKFPTMVKVNIRISNSDRTFRMVHDVRNRSLAPWDYRLDEDPNRFPQVIADAKCRLSSCVNPLGQEDHSLNSVPIQQEILVLRREQRGCLPTYHLEKKVITVGCTCAAPVVRYQS, encoded by the exons ATGACTTGTGCCAGCTATGCTGCAGTG TTCAGATCACTGCTTTTGGTGCTGGTCCTCGCACTCACTGTAAGGTGCTCACCCCGTGGGAGGGTAGTTCATGCTCGACCGAGCAAGGACAGTGGCTCCCTGAGGCTAAGTGAAGATTGCCTGAACCAAAAGGATCTCAAATTCCCTACAATGGTGAAAGTTAACATTCGTATCAGCAATTCAGATCGTACCTTTAGGATGGTCCATGATGTCAGGAACCGGTCTCTTGCTCCTTGGGATTACAG gctCGACGAGGACCCCAACCGCTTCCCCCAGGTGATCGCTGATGCCAAGTGCCGCCTCTCCAGCTGTGTGAACCCACTGGGGCAGGAGGACCACAGCCTCAACTCTGTCCCCATCCAACAGGAGATTCTTGTCCTCCGTCGGGAGCAgcggggctgcctgcccacctACCATCTGGAGAAGAAAGTCATCACTGTGGGCTGCACGTGTGCTGCTCCAGTCGTTCGCTACCAGTCCTAG
- the IL17A gene encoding interleukin-17A, with amino-acid sequence MLPILRASLFSSLLLMLLTVLSATGSADGKVIHPGLKLESLLKQAYAGCPPQKDSKFPQMVRVNVSISSMNQDTKVTPDVSSRSLAPWDYRIDEDHNRFPQVIADAKCRHSRCVNLDGQLDHSLNSVPIKQEILVLQREQKGSHQSYRLEKKIITVGCTCVTPLIRHQA; translated from the exons atgtTGCCAATCCTTCGTGCTTCTCTG TTCAGCTCACTGCTCCTGATGCTGCTGACCGTGCTGTCAGCCACCGGTTCTGCTGATGGGAAGGTGATACACCCTGGGCTCAAGCTGGAGAGCCTCCTCAAGCAAGCGTATGCTGGCTGTCCGCCCCAAAAAGACTCAAAATTCCCTCAGATGGTGAGAGTCAATGTAAGCATCAGCAGCATGAACCAGGACACCAAAGTGACTCCTGATGTCAGCAGCCGCTCTTTGGCTCCATGGGATTACAG GATCGACGAGGACCACAACCGTTTCCCCCAAGTGATTGCTGATGCCAAGTGCCGCCACTCCAGATGCGTGAATTTGGATGGGCAGCTGGACCACAGCCTCAACTCTGTCCCCATCAAGCAGGAGATCCTCGTCCTCCAGAGGGAGCAGAAGGGCTCCCACCAATCATACcgactggaaaagaaaataatcactgtGGGCTGCACATGTGTCACCCCCTTGATCCGACACCAGGCTTAA